One Arthrobacter sp. StoSoilB19 DNA window includes the following coding sequences:
- a CDS encoding HNH endonuclease signature motif containing protein codes for MGSEAVATAFEAIDFSIALLRAEVAESRNGFPQHADPLAAVADGCLDILAGISRTEARVAALKAEATARYADSARSAAPPDMPVQALEMAIAAEVGCVLAIGDRAAGMLLEQSHALATSLPLTLAALQAGTVSWQHATVMVDETATLDRDAARALEAHFLDADAANSARGCPAGEMPAFRFRRKARTWRERHHPDSIEKRHAKGARDRCLEYAPEQDGMARVSAYLPADQAAAIWNRITAIARGLQGPHEDRTLTQLRADVFATAALRSDNGISSGATKAGAPGIADVPTPRAEVLITVPVFSLLGLTEEPAMLDGFGPIPASMARNLLTNGADSFHRVLIDPRDGAPLEIGRTSYRLTKAMRNWLRMRDGKCPFPGCSNQSLDNEADHLLAWHHGGTTGISNLGQPCPRHHRLKHASGWRPTPASENEPPGWISPSGRKYKSEHQDWEPPHWPCSLGQQATERQHPYPPMPTAVRGTVDYFREPPSAGEAFLRTYLDAK; via the coding sequence AAGCGGTGGCAACGGCTTTTGAAGCGATCGACTTCTCGATTGCCCTGCTCCGCGCCGAGGTAGCTGAGTCCCGTAACGGGTTCCCCCAGCACGCCGACCCCCTGGCCGCCGTCGCTGATGGGTGCCTGGACATCCTTGCCGGGATTTCTCGAACCGAGGCCCGGGTCGCTGCGTTGAAGGCGGAGGCAACGGCCAGATACGCGGATTCCGCGCGATCCGCTGCGCCTCCTGACATGCCCGTCCAGGCGCTGGAAATGGCAATAGCGGCCGAGGTGGGCTGCGTACTGGCCATCGGCGATCGGGCTGCGGGCATGCTGTTGGAGCAATCCCATGCTTTGGCGACGTCCTTGCCACTCACCCTGGCAGCACTGCAGGCGGGAACTGTTTCGTGGCAACACGCCACGGTGATGGTGGACGAGACCGCCACCCTTGACCGCGACGCAGCGCGGGCACTTGAGGCGCACTTCCTCGACGCTGACGCGGCCAATTCTGCCCGCGGCTGCCCGGCCGGCGAGATGCCCGCCTTCCGGTTCCGGCGGAAGGCCAGGACTTGGCGCGAACGGCACCACCCGGACAGCATCGAAAAACGCCATGCTAAGGGAGCGCGGGACAGGTGCCTGGAATATGCCCCGGAGCAGGACGGCATGGCGCGGGTGTCTGCCTACCTGCCCGCGGACCAGGCGGCTGCGATCTGGAACCGCATTACTGCCATCGCCCGGGGCCTGCAAGGGCCCCACGAGGACCGGACGCTCACCCAGTTACGGGCAGACGTATTTGCGACGGCAGCCCTGCGAAGCGACAACGGCATCAGCAGCGGCGCGACTAAGGCCGGGGCACCCGGCATCGCCGATGTCCCTACGCCCCGGGCCGAGGTCCTGATCACCGTTCCCGTCTTCTCACTGCTGGGACTGACAGAGGAGCCGGCGATGCTGGACGGGTTCGGACCCATCCCTGCCTCCATGGCCCGGAATCTCCTAACCAATGGAGCGGATTCGTTCCATCGCGTGCTCATAGATCCACGGGACGGGGCCCCGTTGGAAATCGGCCGCACGAGCTACCGGCTGACGAAGGCCATGCGGAACTGGCTACGAATGCGCGACGGCAAATGCCCGTTCCCCGGGTGCAGTAACCAGTCCCTGGACAACGAAGCCGACCACCTCCTGGCCTGGCATCACGGCGGAACCACCGGGATCAGTAACCTGGGACAGCCCTGTCCCCGGCACCACAGACTCAAACACGCCAGCGGCTGGAGACCGACTCCCGCATCAGAGAATGAACCGCCCGGCTGGATTTCACCATCCGGGCGGAAATACAAAAGCGAACATCAGGACTGGGAACCACCTCACTGGCCGTGTTCGTTGGGGCAGCAAGCCACAGAACGGCAACATCCATATCCTCCTATGCCCACCGCGGTGAGGGGGACCGTGGACTATTTTCGGGAACCGCCATCTGCGGGAGAAGCATTCCTTCGTACCTACCTCGATGCCAAATGA
- the nrdF gene encoding class 1b ribonucleoside-diphosphate reductase subunit beta: protein MTEKVKLLSHVEAINWNRIQDDKDVDVWNRLVNNFWLPEKVPLSNDVQSWNTLTPAEQQLTMRVFTGLTLLDTIQGTVGAVSLIPDALTPHEEAVYTNIAFMESVHAKSYSSIFSTLASTKEIDEAFRWSTENENLQKKAQIVMDYYQGDDPLKRKVASTLLESFLFYSGFYLPMYWSSRAKLTNTADLIRLIIRDEAVHGYYIGYKFQKGLEKVSEERRQEIKDYTFELLFELYENEVQYTHDLYDGVGLAEDVKKFLHYNANKALMNLGYEAMFPASVTDVNPAILSALSPNADENHDFFSGSGSSYVIGKAVNTEDEDWDF from the coding sequence ATGACCGAGAAGGTCAAGCTGCTCAGCCACGTCGAGGCCATCAACTGGAACCGCATCCAGGACGACAAGGACGTCGACGTCTGGAACCGCCTGGTCAACAACTTCTGGCTGCCGGAAAAGGTGCCGCTGTCCAACGACGTCCAGTCCTGGAACACGCTGACGCCGGCCGAGCAGCAGCTCACCATGCGCGTATTTACCGGCTTGACCCTGCTGGACACCATCCAGGGCACGGTCGGTGCGGTGTCCCTGATTCCGGATGCCCTCACTCCGCACGAGGAGGCTGTGTACACGAACATCGCCTTCATGGAGTCAGTGCACGCCAAGAGCTACTCCTCCATCTTCTCCACCCTGGCTTCCACCAAGGAGATCGACGAGGCATTCCGCTGGTCCACCGAGAACGAGAACCTTCAGAAGAAGGCGCAGATCGTCATGGACTACTACCAGGGTGACGATCCGCTGAAGCGGAAGGTGGCCTCCACGCTGCTGGAAAGCTTCCTGTTCTACTCGGGCTTCTACCTGCCCATGTACTGGTCCTCCCGCGCCAAGCTGACGAACACCGCCGACCTGATCCGCCTGATCATCCGTGACGAAGCTGTTCACGGTTACTACATCGGCTACAAGTTCCAGAAGGGCCTGGAAAAGGTCTCCGAGGAACGCCGCCAGGAGATCAAGGACTACACGTTCGAACTGCTGTTCGAGCTGTACGAAAACGAGGTCCAGTACACCCACGACCTTTATGACGGCGTGGGCCTGGCCGAGGACGTCAAGAAGTTCCTGCACTACAACGCCAACAAGGCCCTCATGAACCTGGGCTACGAGGCGATGTTCCCGGCGTCCGTCACCGACGTGAACCCGGCCATCCTGTCGGCCCTGTCCCCGAACGCTGACGAGAACCATGACTTCTTCTCGGGCTCGGGTTCGTCCTATGTCATCGGCAAGGCCGTCAACACGGAAGACGAGGACTGGGACTTCTAG